Proteins encoded in a region of the Acidimicrobiales bacterium genome:
- a CDS encoding SEC-C metal-binding domain-containing protein: protein KLLPGFEEETRAEGDEIRALGGLYVLGSERHESRRIDNQLRGRSGRQGDPGESRFFLSLEDELMRLFATGAMSWVMGKALPDDVPIEAKMVTKAIERAQNTVEQRNAEIRKDVLKYDEVMNEQRKVIYARRMQILDGEDLRERTFEIMESAVAGLVAGYLPSEYQEEWDVDGLLTEVKLYYPTKFAAEELAEAATTEQVEESLVAEAEAYYEQRERDMPGGADTMRELERTIMLQIIDQKWREHLAEMDYLRDGINLRAMGQQDPLVAWQKEGYDMFGQMVAGIDDDYVRYVMHVEVLVDRPAEPELARANYVAPSDPVQDLSSGPAAAAAAAQADHTHTAVAAEEVTHVPVVKAEHEKVGRNQPCWCGSGKKFKLCHGKG from the coding sequence AAGCTCCTTCCCGGCTTCGAGGAGGAGACCAGGGCCGAGGGCGACGAGATCCGGGCCCTGGGCGGCCTCTACGTCCTGGGCAGCGAGCGGCACGAGAGCCGCCGCATCGACAACCAGCTGCGGGGCCGCTCCGGGCGCCAGGGCGACCCGGGCGAGAGCCGCTTCTTCCTGTCTCTCGAGGACGAGCTGATGCGCCTCTTCGCCACCGGCGCCATGAGCTGGGTGATGGGCAAGGCCCTTCCTGACGACGTGCCCATCGAGGCCAAGATGGTCACCAAGGCCATCGAGCGGGCCCAGAACACCGTCGAGCAGCGCAACGCCGAGATCCGCAAGGACGTCCTCAAGTACGACGAGGTCATGAACGAGCAGCGCAAGGTGATCTACGCCCGGCGCATGCAGATCCTCGACGGCGAGGACCTCCGGGAGCGCACCTTCGAGATCATGGAGAGCGCGGTGGCCGGTCTGGTGGCCGGCTACCTGCCGTCGGAGTACCAGGAGGAGTGGGACGTCGACGGCCTGCTCACCGAGGTGAAGCTGTACTACCCCACCAAGTTCGCGGCGGAGGAGCTGGCCGAGGCGGCCACCACCGAGCAGGTGGAGGAGAGCCTGGTGGCCGAGGCCGAGGCGTACTACGAGCAGCGCGAGCGCGACATGCCCGGCGGGGCCGACACCATGCGCGAGCTGGAGCGCACGATCATGCTGCAGATCATCGACCAGAAGTGGCGGGAGCACCTGGCCGAGATGGACTACCTGCGGGACGGCATCAACCTGCGGGCCATGGGCCAGCAGGACCCGCTGGTGGCGTGGCAGAAGGAGGGCTACGACATGTTCGGCCAGATGGTGGCCGGTATCGACGACGACTACGTCCGCTACGTGATGCACGTGGAGGTGCTGGTCGACCGGCCGGCCGAGCCCGAGCTGGCACGGGCCAACTACGTCGCCCCCAGCGACCCGGTGCAGGACCTCTCGTCGGGCCCGGCTGCGGCCGCCGCCGCGGCCCAGGCCGACCACACCCACACCGCGGTGGCGGCCGAGGAGGTGACCCACGTTCCCGTCGTGAAGGCGGAGCACGAGAAGGTCGGCCGGAACCAGCCGTGCTGGTGCGGGAGCGGCAAGAAGTTCAAGCTCTGCCACGGCAAGGGCTAA